A genomic segment from Pseudomonas sp. M30-35 encodes:
- a CDS encoding crotonase/enoyl-CoA hydratase family protein, which produces MAEYKAFQVELADKIAHVQINRPEKINAMNADFWSEIIEVFRWIDATDEVRVVVLSGAGKHFSSGIDLMMLAQVGNNLGKDVGRNAETLRRKILELQASFTAVDLCRKPVLAAIHGYCLGGAIDLVSACDMRYCTEDAQFSIKEIDIGMAADVGTLQRLPRIIGDGMMRELAFTGRTVDGLEARSIGLVNRTYADYHALLDGVMQLARQISEKSPVAIRGTKEMIRYMRDHRVDDGLEYIATWNAAMLQSVDLRVAMAAHMSKQKPEFAD; this is translated from the coding sequence ATGGCCGAATACAAAGCCTTTCAGGTTGAATTGGCAGATAAAATTGCCCATGTGCAAATCAACCGCCCTGAAAAAATCAATGCAATGAACGCAGACTTCTGGTCAGAGATCATTGAGGTCTTTCGCTGGATTGATGCCACGGACGAGGTTCGGGTTGTAGTGCTTTCAGGTGCAGGCAAGCATTTTTCATCGGGCATCGACCTGATGATGCTGGCGCAGGTTGGTAATAACTTAGGCAAAGATGTCGGGCGCAATGCCGAAACCCTACGCCGTAAAATTCTAGAACTGCAAGCGTCTTTCACTGCCGTGGATCTGTGCCGTAAGCCTGTGCTGGCGGCAATTCACGGTTACTGTCTTGGCGGTGCGATTGACTTGGTGTCTGCTTGTGACATGCGTTACTGCACTGAAGATGCCCAGTTCTCGATCAAGGAAATCGATATTGGCATGGCCGCCGATGTCGGTACGTTGCAGCGGCTGCCGCGTATCATCGGCGATGGCATGATGCGGGAGCTGGCCTTTACCGGCCGCACTGTCGACGGTCTTGAAGCACGCAGTATCGGTTTAGTTAACCGCACTTACGCCGACTATCACGCCTTGCTCGATGGGGTAATGCAGCTTGCAAGACAAATCAGCGAGAAATCACCTGTGGCAATCCGCGGCACCAAAGAGATGATTCGCTACATGCGCGATCACCGCGTCGATGATGGCCTTGAGTATATTGCTACCTGGAACGCCGCCATGCTGCAGTCGGTAGATTTGCGTGTGGCCATGGCCGCTCACATGAGCAAGCAAAAGCCGGAGTTCGCCGACTAA
- a CDS encoding phosphotransferase family protein — translation MALTDQSTRIREGEELDAATIDSYLKAHIPGLSGTPRISQFPGGASNLTYLLEYADKELVLRRPPHGHKAKSAHDMGREFRILNQLNDGFPYCPKAYVHCTDESVIGAEFYVMERVNGIILRSDIPAELNLDAEKTRQLCMSFIDKMVDLHNVDYKACGLADLGKPEGYVQRQIGGWSDRYEKALTPDAPLWEPVKAWLRDKMPADHPKSAIVHNDYRFDNVILDPNNPMQIIGVLDWELTTIGDPLMDLGNTLAYWIEANDSAPMQLMRRQPSNAPGMLTRQEFADYYAERAGIKIASIDFYYTYGLFRLAGIVQQIYYRFYHGQTQDKRFAQFIQMNKLLEQMSLQVINKSQL, via the coding sequence ATGGCGCTTACTGATCAGTCCACCCGTATCCGCGAAGGCGAAGAGCTTGATGCGGCAACAATCGACAGCTACCTCAAGGCGCATATTCCAGGTCTGAGCGGCACACCGCGAATCAGTCAGTTCCCGGGTGGTGCATCGAACCTGACGTATTTGCTTGAATACGCAGATAAAGAGCTTGTGTTGCGCCGTCCACCCCATGGGCACAAAGCCAAGTCGGCTCACGATATGGGCCGTGAGTTCCGTATTCTCAACCAACTGAATGACGGCTTTCCTTACTGTCCAAAAGCCTATGTTCACTGCACGGACGAAAGCGTGATTGGCGCTGAGTTCTATGTCATGGAACGGGTCAACGGCATCATTTTACGTTCAGACATCCCTGCCGAACTTAACCTGGACGCCGAGAAAACACGCCAACTGTGCATGAGTTTTATCGACAAAATGGTCGATCTGCATAACGTTGACTACAAGGCCTGCGGCCTGGCTGATCTGGGCAAGCCTGAAGGCTACGTGCAACGTCAAATCGGTGGCTGGTCTGACCGCTACGAAAAAGCCCTCACCCCTGATGCGCCGCTGTGGGAGCCAGTCAAGGCCTGGCTGCGCGATAAAATGCCAGCCGATCACCCAAAGTCGGCCATCGTGCACAACGATTACCGCTTCGATAACGTCATTCTCGACCCGAATAATCCAATGCAGATCATCGGTGTACTCGACTGGGAACTGACAACCATCGGTGATCCGCTGATGGATCTGGGCAACACCCTCGCCTACTGGATCGAAGCGAATGACTCGGCCCCCATGCAACTGATGCGCCGCCAACCGAGCAATGCTCCGGGGATGCTTACGCGCCAGGAGTTCGCCGATTACTACGCCGAACGCGCCGGTATCAAAATCGCCAGCATCGATTTTTACTACACCTATGGTTTGTTCCGTCTGGCTGGGATTGTCCAGCAGATTTACTACCGCTTTTACCATGGCCAGACTCAGGACAAACGCTTTGCGCAGTTCATCCAGATGAACAAGCTACTCGAGCAAATGAGCCTGCAGGTCATCAATAAATCACAACTTTAA
- the dnaQ gene encoding DNA polymerase III subunit epsilon — translation MTVNNQTADRKVVLDTETTGLSVTDGHRIIEIGCVEMEGRRLTGRHFHVYLQPDREIDEGAIAVHGITNEFLADKPRFKDIAEEFFEFVKDAQLIIHNAPFDVGFINNEFVLQGRLDRSDLTDHCSVLDTLVMARERHPGQRNSLDALCKRYDVDNSGRDLHGALLDAEILADVYLAMTGGQTNLSLAGDGSEGDGTGGRQQPTAIKRLAADRQLTKVIVANDAELNEHMARLAMIEKSAGALPLWLQMEQPKVEAES, via the coding sequence ATGACGGTTAACAATCAAACGGCTGATAGGAAAGTAGTTCTCGATACAGAAACCACTGGTTTGTCGGTCACCGATGGCCATCGGATTATCGAGATCGGTTGTGTTGAGATGGAAGGGCGGCGGTTAACGGGGCGCCACTTTCACGTGTACCTGCAGCCTGATCGCGAGATCGATGAAGGCGCCATCGCCGTTCACGGTATTACCAATGAGTTCCTGGCTGATAAGCCGCGCTTCAAAGATATTGCCGAAGAGTTTTTTGAGTTTGTCAAAGACGCGCAGTTGATCATTCACAACGCGCCGTTCGACGTTGGCTTTATCAATAATGAATTCGTGCTGCAAGGGCGTCTGGATCGCTCTGATCTGACCGATCATTGCTCAGTCCTCGATACTCTGGTGATGGCGCGTGAGCGTCATCCGGGACAGCGCAACAGCCTCGATGCCTTGTGTAAGCGTTACGACGTTGACAACTCGGGCCGTGACTTGCACGGCGCCTTGCTCGATGCCGAGATTCTGGCCGATGTTTATCTAGCGATGACCGGTGGCCAGACTAACCTGTCGTTGGCGGGTGATGGCTCGGAAGGCGATGGAACCGGTGGGCGTCAGCAACCTACGGCAATCAAGCGTCTGGCTGCAGACCGCCAGTTGACCAAGGTTATCGTCGCCAATGATGCTGAGCTTAACGAGCATATGGCACGTTTGGCGATGATTGAAAAGTCTGCCGGTGCATTGCCGTTGTGGCTGCAAATGGAGCAGCCCAAGGTCGAAGCTGAATCCTGA
- a CDS encoding Orn/Lys/Arg decarboxylase N-terminal domain-containing protein — translation MHKDLKFPVLIVHRDIKADTVAGDRVRAIAQELEQDGFSILSTASSAEGRIVASTHHGLACILVTAEGAGENKHLLQDMVELIRIARARAPQLPIFALGEQVTIENAPAEAMADLNQLRGILYLFEDTVPFLARQVARAARNYLDGLLPPFFKALVQHTSQSNYSWHTPGHGGGVAYRKSPVGQAFHQFFGENTLRSDLSVSVPELGSLLDHTGPLAEAEARAARNFGADHTYFVINGTSTANKIVWHSMVGRDDLVLVDRNCHKSILHSIIMTGAIPLYLCPERNELGIIGPIPLSEFSRESIQAKIDASPLARGREAKVKLAVVTNSTYDGLCYNAELVKQTLGDSVEVLHFDEAWFAYAAFHEFYSGRYGMGTTCTENTPLVFTTHSTHKLLAAFSQASMIHVQDGGVRQLDTDRFNEAFMMHISTSPQYGIIASLDVASAMMEGPAGRSLIQETFDEALSFRRALANLGQNLSADDWWFTIWQPPQAEGTVDIATADWVLQPQADWHGFGDIAEDYVLLDPIKVTLVMPGLTAGGKLDERGIPAAVVSKFLWERGLVVEKTGLYSFLVLFSMGITKGKWSTLLTELLEFKRSYDANLPLASVLPSIAKAGGAQYHGLGLRDLCDALHNCYRENATAKALKHMYTVLPEIAIKPADAYNQLVRGEVEAVPVNQLQGRVAAVMLVPYPPGIPLIMPGERFTAATRSIIDYLEFARRFDDSFPGFDADVHGLQRREDAGAVVYTVDCIRE, via the coding sequence ATGCATAAAGATCTAAAGTTTCCTGTACTGATTGTGCATCGCGACATCAAGGCTGACACGGTCGCCGGTGATCGCGTACGGGCGATTGCGCAAGAGTTGGAGCAGGATGGCTTCAGTATCTTGTCGACAGCAAGCTCGGCTGAAGGACGCATCGTTGCTTCAACCCACCACGGTCTGGCCTGCATTCTGGTGACCGCCGAGGGGGCGGGGGAAAACAAGCACCTGCTACAGGACATGGTTGAGCTGATTCGGATTGCCCGTGCGCGTGCTCCGCAACTGCCAATCTTCGCCCTTGGTGAACAAGTCACTATCGAAAACGCCCCCGCCGAGGCGATGGCTGATTTGAATCAGCTGCGCGGCATTCTTTATCTATTTGAAGATACCGTGCCATTTCTCGCTCGCCAGGTGGCCAGAGCTGCACGCAATTACCTTGATGGTCTGCTGCCGCCGTTTTTCAAAGCGCTGGTACAGCACACTTCGCAGTCCAATTATTCTTGGCATACACCGGGTCATGGCGGCGGCGTGGCTTATCGTAAAAGCCCGGTGGGGCAGGCGTTTCACCAGTTCTTTGGTGAAAATACGCTGCGCTCCGACTTGTCTGTTTCGGTGCCAGAGCTGGGCTCGTTACTGGATCACACCGGGCCACTGGCCGAGGCTGAAGCGCGCGCAGCACGTAATTTCGGAGCTGATCACACCTATTTCGTGATTAATGGCACCTCAACGGCGAATAAGATTGTCTGGCACAGCATGGTCGGACGTGATGATTTGGTGCTGGTTGATCGCAATTGCCATAAATCGATTTTGCATTCGATCATTATGACCGGTGCCATTCCGCTGTATCTATGCCCGGAGCGTAACGAGCTGGGCATCATCGGGCCGATCCCTCTCAGCGAGTTCAGCCGCGAGTCGATTCAGGCGAAAATCGACGCCAGTCCACTGGCCCGTGGCCGCGAGGCTAAAGTCAAGCTGGCCGTGGTCACCAATTCGACCTATGACGGGCTCTGTTACAACGCTGAACTGGTCAAGCAAACCCTTGGCGATAGCGTTGAAGTGCTGCATTTCGATGAGGCGTGGTTTGCCTACGCGGCCTTCCATGAGTTTTACAGCGGTCGTTACGGTATGGGCACCACCTGTACCGAGAACACGCCACTGGTGTTTACCACCCATTCGACGCACAAGTTGCTCGCGGCATTCAGTCAGGCATCCATGATCCATGTGCAGGACGGCGGCGTGCGTCAGCTGGATACGGACCGCTTCAATGAAGCCTTCATGATGCACATTTCGACATCGCCGCAGTACGGCATCATCGCTTCGCTGGATGTTGCCTCGGCGATGATGGAAGGGCCTGCGGGGCGCTCGTTGATCCAGGAAACCTTTGATGAAGCGCTCAGCTTCAGGCGTGCATTGGCTAACTTGGGGCAAAATCTCAGTGCTGATGACTGGTGGTTTACTATCTGGCAGCCACCGCAAGCTGAAGGCACTGTTGACATCGCAACGGCTGATTGGGTGTTGCAGCCGCAGGCTGATTGGCATGGCTTTGGTGACATTGCCGAAGATTATGTGCTGCTTGACCCGATCAAGGTCACCTTGGTCATGCCCGGGCTTACTGCGGGCGGCAAGCTTGATGAGCGTGGGATTCCTGCGGCTGTGGTCAGCAAGTTTCTCTGGGAACGCGGCTTGGTGGTCGAGAAGACCGGCCTGTACTCCTTCCTCGTATTGTTCTCAATGGGCATTACCAAAGGTAAATGGAGCACGCTGCTCACCGAGTTGCTGGAGTTCAAGCGCAGCTACGACGCCAATTTGCCTTTGGCCAGTGTCTTGCCATCCATTGCCAAGGCCGGTGGTGCGCAGTATCACGGGCTAGGGCTGCGTGATTTGTGCGATGCTCTACACAATTGTTACCGTGAAAATGCCACGGCTAAAGCCCTTAAGCACATGTACACGGTGCTGCCTGAAATCGCCATCAAACCAGCTGATGCCTATAACCAACTAGTACGTGGTGAAGTTGAGGCTGTGCCAGTGAACCAACTGCAAGGGCGCGTGGCTGCGGTGATGTTGGTGCCATACCCGCCAGGTATCCCGCTGATCATGCCTGGTGAACGGTTTACTGCGGCGACGCGCTCTATCATTGATTACTTGGAGTTCGCCCGTCGTTTTGATGATAGCTTTCCAGGTTTCGACGCTGACGTGCATGGCTTGCAACGCCGTGAAGATGCCGGCGCAGTGGTTTATACCGTCGACTGCATCCGCGAATAA
- a CDS encoding ferrous iron transporter B yields MVSGATSLNLVREELFATMFEAESSLEQFILERHNGSLLQQAVESLHQVRGTLNLIELAGAELLAQEVLDQATDIPAGAGEERDVQIAALSNALHVLRRYLENLDAHRQEMPELLLPAINDLRKAGGQHALPESFFFSVRIDQPRPRMAPPALDAAAKEVEGRRLRQMYQVGLLGFIREPNPQSSLKLMTRAMQRLDGLFANEPRGRLCWICAAALEAQDEGLLLSRQPRKQLFGRVDRELKKILLNSTYEPPRSLLKELLYLVALSDSAGPYVSALRKVFGLTPLPFTDHLIEQESQRLAGPGQSVMRSLSTAIREELSSVKDMLDLIERGTVQADVLMSLHALLGKMSKTLGMVGLSSAGNSLSEQVLVVASWSEGTVPSTAELHKLADTILYVEGMVSSLNTDQQRMRVPAEPQRSEAELFAYHQLLEARIVVIDEAQAGLALSKRAITAYLESSGDRMHLANVPFSLQAVRGGLWFLGQERAAELIGACASYIQTQMVDTTQMPSEHMLETLADALSSLEYYLEAGAVMREETRPSVLDLAADSVRTLGLSVAA; encoded by the coding sequence ATGGTTTCCGGTGCTACTTCGCTTAACCTGGTTCGTGAAGAACTGTTCGCCACAATGTTTGAGGCTGAGTCGAGCCTTGAGCAATTTATTCTCGAACGCCATAACGGCAGTCTGTTGCAGCAAGCTGTAGAAAGCCTGCATCAGGTGCGTGGCACGCTTAATTTGATAGAGCTGGCGGGTGCTGAGTTACTGGCTCAAGAAGTGCTCGACCAAGCCACCGATATTCCTGCTGGCGCTGGTGAAGAGCGAGATGTGCAGATCGCTGCGCTGAGCAATGCGCTGCACGTGTTACGCCGCTACCTTGAAAATCTTGATGCGCATCGTCAGGAAATGCCTGAGCTGTTGTTGCCTGCCATCAATGATCTGCGTAAAGCGGGCGGTCAGCATGCTTTACCAGAAAGTTTTTTCTTTAGTGTGCGAATCGATCAGCCGCGTCCGCGTATGGCGCCTCCTGCGCTGGATGCTGCGGCTAAAGAGGTAGAAGGTCGTCGTTTACGGCAGATGTATCAGGTTGGCCTGCTTGGTTTTATTCGTGAGCCGAATCCGCAAAGCAGCCTTAAATTGATGACTCGGGCGATGCAGCGCCTCGACGGCCTGTTTGCGAATGAACCCCGTGGTCGTCTGTGCTGGATTTGTGCGGCTGCATTGGAAGCACAGGACGAAGGGTTACTGCTTTCGCGTCAGCCGCGTAAGCAATTGTTTGGTCGGGTTGATCGTGAGCTGAAAAAAATCCTCCTCAATAGCACCTATGAGCCGCCACGCAGCCTGCTCAAAGAACTGCTTTATCTGGTCGCACTGTCCGATAGCGCTGGGCCGTATGTTTCCGCCTTGCGCAAGGTGTTTGGTCTAACCCCGCTGCCTTTCACCGACCACCTTATTGAGCAAGAATCGCAGCGTTTGGCCGGGCCTGGGCAGTCGGTCATGCGCTCGCTTAGCACCGCGATTCGTGAAGAGCTTTCTAGCGTCAAAGACATGCTCGACCTGATTGAGCGCGGGACGGTGCAGGCCGATGTTCTAATGAGTCTGCATGCCTTGCTTGGCAAAATGAGCAAAACCCTGGGCATGGTCGGTTTAAGCTCTGCCGGCAACTCATTGAGTGAGCAAGTGCTGGTCGTTGCAAGTTGGAGCGAGGGCACTGTGCCGTCGACTGCCGAATTGCACAAATTGGCTGATACGATTCTCTATGTTGAGGGCATGGTCTCCAGTCTGAATACTGATCAGCAGCGGATGCGGGTTCCGGCTGAGCCGCAGCGTAGTGAAGCAGAGTTGTTTGCTTACCATCAGTTGCTCGAAGCGCGAATTGTCGTGATCGATGAGGCGCAAGCGGGTTTGGCCTTGAGCAAGCGGGCAATTACCGCTTATCTGGAGTCCAGTGGTGACCGTATGCATCTGGCAAACGTGCCATTCAGTCTGCAAGCGGTGCGCGGTGGGCTGTGGTTCCTTGGGCAGGAGCGGGCTGCTGAGTTGATCGGTGCGTGCGCGTCCTATATTCAAACTCAAATGGTTGATACGACCCAGATGCCAAGCGAGCATATGCTCGAGACGCTGGCTGATGCACTCAGCAGCCTTGAGTACTATCTGGAAGCGGGCGCGGTGATGCGCGAAGAAACTCGTCCAAGTGTGCTGGATCTTGCGGCTGATAGCGTGCGTACGCTGGGCCTCTCGGTTGCTGCCTGA
- a CDS encoding TSUP family transporter: MPFELAVDPTTLLILAGVAFIAGFIDAIAGGGGLLTIPALLTVGLPPHLVLGTNKLSSTFGAAVASYTFYRRKLFSPINWRNALIGTAIGALLGAAIAQWLPAEWLNQMLPVVVFGCGLYLLFGKAPDAPLNPDAPIPKGRQWPQSITLGLYDGVAGPGTGAFWTVSTLLLYPLDLVRASGVARTMNFVSNICALAVFIASGQVAWVLGICMGSALMVGAYIGARTAIKGGSKFIRPVFILVVLALTARLAWQHWFGQA; the protein is encoded by the coding sequence CTGCCTTTCGAGCTTGCTGTTGACCCGACTACTTTATTAATTCTGGCGGGCGTCGCATTTATTGCCGGTTTTATTGATGCAATTGCTGGCGGCGGCGGTTTGCTCACCATTCCGGCACTACTCACCGTAGGCTTGCCACCCCATCTAGTGCTCGGCACCAATAAGCTCAGCTCCACATTTGGCGCAGCCGTGGCCAGCTATACCTTTTACCGGCGTAAGCTGTTCAGCCCGATAAACTGGCGTAATGCCTTGATCGGCACCGCTATCGGTGCTTTGCTCGGTGCGGCAATCGCTCAATGGCTACCCGCTGAGTGGCTCAATCAAATGCTGCCTGTGGTGGTATTTGGCTGCGGCCTGTACTTGCTGTTCGGAAAGGCCCCGGATGCGCCACTTAACCCAGATGCACCAATCCCGAAAGGTCGTCAGTGGCCCCAAAGTATCACCCTCGGTTTGTATGACGGCGTTGCTGGGCCTGGCACCGGAGCGTTTTGGACAGTCAGTACGCTGCTGCTCTACCCGCTTGATTTAGTTCGTGCCAGCGGTGTTGCCCGAACCATGAATTTCGTCAGCAACATCTGCGCACTCGCGGTGTTTATCGCCAGCGGCCAGGTGGCTTGGGTACTCGGGATCTGCATGGGTTCAGCGCTGATGGTTGGCGCCTATATTGGTGCGCGCACCGCGATTAAAGGCGGCTCAAAGTTTATCCGCCCGGTGTTTATTCTGGTGGTGCTAGCACTGACTGCACGCCTAGCTTGGCAACACTGGTTCGGGCAGGCCTAA
- a CDS encoding SDR family oxidoreductase, producing MSKTQLFDLDGKIAFVSGASRGIGEAIAKLLAQQGAHVIVSSRKIDGCQAVADAIIAEGGKATAIACHIGEMEQIQNVFAQIREQFGRLDILVNNAATNPQFCNVLDTDLSAFQKTVDVNIRGYYFMSIEGGKLMKQNGGGSIINVASINGVSPGEFQGIYSVTKAAVISMTKVFAKECAQFGIRCNALLPGLTDTKFASALTKNDSILKIALQRIPLKRVADPSEMAGTVLYLASDASSYTTGVALNVDGGFLS from the coding sequence ATGTCCAAGACGCAACTGTTCGACCTCGACGGCAAAATCGCATTCGTTTCCGGTGCAAGCCGTGGCATTGGTGAAGCCATTGCCAAATTGCTGGCCCAGCAAGGCGCTCACGTGATCGTCTCCAGCCGCAAAATTGATGGCTGCCAAGCCGTTGCCGATGCGATCATCGCCGAGGGTGGCAAAGCCACTGCAATTGCATGTCACATTGGTGAGATGGAGCAGATCCAGAACGTCTTTGCCCAGATTCGCGAGCAATTTGGCCGCTTGGATATTCTGGTCAACAACGCAGCAACCAACCCACAATTCTGCAACGTGCTCGACACCGACCTTTCAGCCTTCCAGAAGACCGTAGATGTCAACATTCGCGGCTATTACTTCATGTCGATCGAAGGTGGCAAGCTGATGAAGCAAAACGGTGGCGGCAGCATTATCAACGTCGCCTCGATTAACGGCGTATCACCTGGCGAGTTCCAGGGTATTTACTCGGTAACCAAAGCGGCAGTGATTAGCATGACCAAGGTTTTTGCCAAGGAATGCGCGCAGTTCGGCATCCGTTGCAACGCGTTGCTGCCCGGTTTAACCGACACCAAGTTTGCCTCGGCACTGACCAAGAACGACTCAATTCTCAAGATTGCACTGCAACGCATTCCACTCAAGCGTGTAGCAGACCCAAGCGAAATGGCTGGAACCGTGCTCTACCTTGCCAGTGATGCATCCAGCTACACCACAGGCGTTGCACTGAACGTTGATGGCGGCTTCCTTTCATAA
- the nudC gene encoding NAD(+) diphosphatase, with product MSTRWQPSIIDHNQPGGWAIAHCKQHFLADSNGVLFPREWLKKQDIEVIGEHGIGHFDGDAIYLLEVDQPIELADCSWQGLRQFMLQGEADMFRLLSFAAQIGTWSREHRFCGSCAAAMEQVPGERAMQCTRCELRNYPRLSPSMIVLVTRGDEVLLARSPRFVSGIYSTLAGFVEAGESVEQCVAREVFEEVGVAVKNIQYLGSQGWPFPHSLMLGFHAEYASGDIVMQPEEIEDAQWFNVHELPPLPASRSIARYLIDVYVARRLGLPEPVLPS from the coding sequence ATGAGTACGCGCTGGCAGCCATCTATTATTGATCACAACCAACCGGGTGGTTGGGCGATAGCGCATTGTAAGCAACACTTTCTGGCCGACAGTAATGGTGTTTTGTTTCCACGCGAGTGGCTAAAGAAACAAGACATTGAGGTCATCGGCGAGCACGGTATTGGCCATTTCGATGGCGATGCCATCTACTTGCTCGAAGTCGATCAGCCGATTGAACTTGCCGATTGCAGTTGGCAGGGGCTGCGTCAGTTCATGCTGCAGGGTGAAGCGGATATGTTCCGCTTACTGAGTTTCGCTGCGCAAATTGGCACCTGGTCGCGTGAGCATCGCTTTTGCGGCAGTTGCGCCGCTGCCATGGAGCAAGTACCGGGTGAGCGCGCGATGCAATGCACACGCTGCGAATTGCGCAACTACCCGCGTTTATCGCCGAGCATGATTGTCTTGGTGACCCGCGGTGATGAAGTCCTTCTGGCGCGTTCGCCGCGTTTTGTCAGCGGTATCTACAGTACCTTGGCCGGCTTTGTCGAAGCGGGTGAGTCAGTTGAGCAATGTGTGGCTCGTGAAGTCTTTGAGGAAGTCGGCGTTGCAGTCAAAAACATCCAGTATCTAGGCAGTCAGGGTTGGCCGTTCCCGCATTCATTGATGCTCGGTTTCCATGCTGAATATGCCTCTGGCGATATCGTCATGCAGCCAGAAGAGATTGAAGATGCGCAGTGGTTTAACGTGCATGAGCTGCCGCCATTGCCGGCCAGTCGCTCAATCGCTCGTTATTTGATTGATGTCTATGTGGCACGGCGTTTAGGCCTGCCCGAACCAGTGTTGCCAAGCTAG
- a CDS encoding LysR family transcriptional regulator: protein MSIKQLRAFLAVAQSLSFAQASQHLHLSQPALSLAIKTLEESLGGALLVRTTRSVALTREGEVLLPIARRLIADWDNTEELLRQHFTLKLGRVAIAALPSFAASLLPVALKAFRDCHPDINVTVHDVVNEQVVEMVRNHRVELGVVLEPESLEGLDFTPLYLDRFIAVVPAASRLASYEELQWSDLLSEPFIALQRPSAVRTLLENSVSAHHGRLPVAFESHQLVTIGRMVSQGLGVSVVPSLCLQQMEALGARCVALNQPRVEQRVGLIHLAGTTISAAAKALSEKLIEVTDKR from the coding sequence ATGTCGATCAAGCAACTTCGCGCCTTTCTTGCCGTCGCTCAATCCTTGTCTTTTGCTCAGGCCAGCCAGCATCTGCACCTTTCGCAGCCTGCCTTGAGCTTGGCGATCAAGACACTTGAAGAGTCGCTCGGCGGCGCCTTGCTGGTGCGCACAACCCGCAGTGTGGCGCTGACTCGCGAGGGTGAGGTGCTGTTGCCCATCGCCCGTCGGTTGATCGCTGACTGGGACAACACCGAGGAGCTTTTACGTCAGCACTTCACCCTAAAGCTCGGCCGGGTCGCCATTGCGGCGCTGCCATCATTCGCGGCAAGTCTCTTGCCGGTGGCGCTGAAGGCGTTCCGTGATTGCCACCCTGATATCAATGTCACGGTGCACGACGTGGTTAACGAGCAGGTGGTGGAAATGGTGCGCAACCATCGCGTTGAGTTGGGTGTCGTGCTGGAGCCGGAGTCACTCGAGGGATTGGACTTTACCCCGCTGTATTTGGATCGATTCATTGCTGTAGTACCTGCAGCCAGCCGGTTGGCCAGCTATGAAGAACTGCAGTGGAGCGACTTGCTTAGCGAGCCGTTTATTGCTCTGCAACGGCCTTCAGCAGTACGGACTTTGCTAGAGAATAGCGTCAGCGCACACCATGGTCGTCTGCCCGTGGCGTTTGAAAGCCATCAACTGGTGACTATCGGGCGCATGGTGTCCCAGGGCTTGGGCGTCAGTGTGGTGCCGAGTTTGTGTCTCCAGCAGATGGAGGCGCTGGGGGCGCGTTGCGTCGCGTTAAACCAGCCACGCGTAGAGCAGCGGGTGGGGCTGATTCACCTCGCCGGAACAACTATCTCTGCGGCAGCCAAAGCGCTGAGCGAAAAACTAATTGAGGTCACTGATAAGCGCTAG
- a CDS encoding SCP2 sterol-binding domain-containing protein, producing MSVADIVQTMNSKFNADAAAGLDLVFQFNIEDGENHYLVVKDGTCAVHQGESADANVTLIMDTETLKGITSGETDGMQAFMAGKLRAEGDMMLAMKLGELFPV from the coding sequence ATGAGCGTTGCAGACATCGTCCAAACCATGAATTCCAAGTTCAACGCCGATGCAGCCGCAGGCCTGGACCTGGTTTTCCAGTTCAACATCGAAGATGGCGAGAACCACTACCTGGTCGTTAAAGACGGCACCTGCGCCGTTCACCAAGGCGAAAGCGCTGACGCCAACGTGACGCTGATCATGGACACCGAAACCCTGAAAGGCATCACCAGCGGCGAAACCGACGGTATGCAAGCGTTCATGGCTGGCAAACTGCGCGCCGAAGGCGACATGATGCTGGCAATGAAACTGGGCGAACTGTTCCCAGTTTAA